Sequence from the Procambarus clarkii isolate CNS0578487 chromosome 2, FALCON_Pclarkii_2.0, whole genome shotgun sequence genome:
TATTTTGACTGCACCTGGAGAACACCTGAAATTTTTGGTCCGAGGGCCCATATGACTTATGAAGATGAATTTGACTAAACATAAGAAAAACTATAGcataaaataagaaaaataacTTACAAACAAAGGCTCGGCGAACAAAAATTGTTGTATTTAAGGCAGTGCAAACTGCAAGGACACCCAACAAACTCATCAGCAGACCAGAATAAAGGCATCTAGGACAGGCGCATGGTGCCATGTGAGCCAACAAGTACACACATCCCCACCGGTCACTTACATTATGGTTATCTTCCTAAAGTGTTCCACACATCTCCAACCCTATTGCTGCCgctgtttaatattattattaacctATTAATATTCTATGTCAAAATTGTCTAAATTCCTTATCCATCTGTATAGGTTAATCATGTTCTCTCATACTCGAAGCCTTACTAGGGAGTGTAAACTGACTTTTCCTTGTCCCTTTTCATAACGCAGAGATTAACTTAGAGATTATCCTTGTGAGAAATGATGGAACTATTCATAGCCACACCCAAGGTGACTCCTGCTACATGGCATAATCCACGCGGGTCCACCAGTACAAGATAAAGGATAATATTAGAACTTTGTTACTCAAGCTTCTGGATTTGAATTCTTGTACCTTATTAGCCTTCGTCAGAAAATTAGATCATTACCTTCATTTTCGATCTCAACTAATTATGAACTCCCAGATCCTTTTAAACAAATTTCACAATTGCTTAGTTGATATTTGATACATCCGTGTTCTTGTTAATAACTTAGAAACCATACAGTTGTCAGAATGTTAAAAATCTGTATATTTTTCTGTCATCAGAATTTATTACCTGCAAAATGTTTGCAACACTGGTAAATTTTCTAAACTTGTTGTTTACTGTACAAACATTGAAGAACATTCTTACCTAATATTTCCTGTTTCCCTTTTTCGATGTTATATATGTTACTAATCTCATTATTTGTTATCACTAAATCTAATATATGATTACCCCgtgtttggctctataatatacgGCTGTATCCAGTTATCTTGGTGTTCTTCAACacctgctcctccccccccccctccccctcccgtatAAGAAGTCTAAATAAACTTACCCAATATTGCTTCATATATGTTTGACAAGAATGATAATAAATTAATCAAAAGTGATCGTCTTTTTATAAAGTTATATTGAGAGTCATTTACTGTGCTTAACAAGAAGAGTACAAATAGCATTCGTCTATTACTTCAGGTAATTTTCCTACaattaatattaaattaattGGGTGATAGTTTGATATTAGTGATTATCTCTCTTTTTCAAAACCTGTGATTGCATCCGTAACCCTTTATATGCGTAGCAATGTATTTGCGTACACCAGATACTAACACCTGTGCCTATACCTGCGGGTACACCTGCTCTGTCTGGACACCTGTGCATTCATCTGCGGCAACAGTCTAGACACCTGTGCCTACACCTGCGGCAACAGTCTAGACACCTGTGCCTACACCAGCGGCAACAGTGTGGACACCTGTGCCTACACCTGCGGCAACAGTCTGAACACCTGTGCCTACACCTGCGGCAACAGTCTAGACACCTGTGCCTACACCTGCGGCAACAGTCTAGACACCTGTGCCTACACCTGCGGCAACAGTCTAGACACCTGTGCCTACACCTGCGGCAACAGTCTAGACACCTGTGCCTACACCTGCGGCAACAGTCTAGACACCTGTGCCTACACCAGCGGCAACAGTGTGGACACCTGTGCCTACACCTGCGGCAACAGTCTGAACACCTGTGCCTACACCTGCGGCAACAGTCTAGACACCTGTGCCTACACCTGCGGCAACAGTCTAGACACCTGTGCCTACACCTGCGGCAACAGTCTAGACACCTGTGCCTACACCAGCGGCAACAGTG
This genomic interval carries:
- the LOC138366258 gene encoding uncharacterized protein; this encodes MKRKTKNNKVGSRSREQRWKWEYGTLDTCAYTCGNSLDTCAYTSGNSVDTCAYTCGNSLNTCAYTCGNSLDTCAYTCGNSLDTCAYTCGNSLDTCAYTCGNSLDTCAYTCGNSLDTCAYTSGNSVDTCAYTCGNSLNTCAYTCGNSLDTCAYTCGNSLDTCAYTCGNSLDTCAYTSGNSVDTCAYTCGNSLNTLPTPAATV